The DNA window TGAAATGAATACAACAGTATTAAACAGTCAGGTTAAAAGTATATTTTTAAGTGTATTTCTGGTATTTATTTCCGTATTTTTCATGATTAGAAAATTAAAAACATCATTTTTTGCAATTTTACCCTTAATAGGTGCTTTGATCGTTGAATTTGGAACAATGGCATTATTGAAAATTCCTTTAAATATTCAAAGTGCTTTAATGGCGAATATAACAATAGGTGTCGGTGTAGATTACGCTATACATATGATAGGAACATATAGGTACTATAAAAATAAGGTAAAAAATCCTATTGAAAAAACATTTGATGTTGTACAGAAACCTATTATGGCAAATGCTCTTGGCCTGGCTTTTGGACTTTCAGTATTGAATGCTTCACCATTCACATTCCATACATACTTATCAATTATAATGTGGGTTGGCATGCTAAGTGCTTCCTTATTTACATTAATATTATTACCAAATCTATTAAAGCTTGATAAAAAAATCTCCCGATAAAGGGAGATTTTTTTATTGTATTAATAATTGAGCATTTTTATTCTTAACATGGTATAATAATATAGAAACTATTAATTTTTGAGGTGATTTTATGTCTATGTTGGATGTTGTTGGCCCGGTAATGGTTGGTCCATCGAGTTCTCATACACTAGGAGCATTAAAAATATCCCGATTTGCTTATAAATTGTTTGGTGAAAAACCCGATAATGTTGAGTTTTTTTTACATGGATCCTTTTCAAAAACATATCTGGGTCATGGTACAGATAGAGCTTTAATTGCCGGCATTTTAGGATTAAGAGAGTATGACTATGAAATAAAAAACGCATATGACCTTGCCAAAAGAAAAAATTTAAAATATAAATTTATAGAAGCAGATTTAGGGGATGTTCATCCAAATACATTATTAATTAGAATGAAAAAAGGAGATAAAATGAATGAAGTTCAGGGAAGTTCAATTGGCGGAGGTTCTATTAAAATAACAAAAATAAACGGCGTTGATTGTGATTTATCAGGAGATTATAATACATTAATAATTGTTAATAAAGATGTGAAAGGTGCGTTAGAAAATATTTTAAAATTAATCCAGGTTAATGTTGCCAATCTTTATTTAAAAAGAACGAATATTCTGGAAGGACGTGCTTTAACCATATTAGAACTTGACGAGAAACCAACCAATTTTAATGAGCTGGAAAATTTAGAATGCGTCATTAAATATTTTTATGTTGGAAGTGATAATAGTGACATTTAAACATATTCTGGAAATGTGGAAAGAAACTAATATTCCATTTGATGAAATAATTTTAACTGAAGAAATGGTTGAAACAGGTATGGATCCTGTTATAATAAAAAATAACCTGAAAAGATTGGTTGAAGTTATGATAACAGAAGCAGAAAAAAATTATGGAAAAAAACATGAAAGTTTGACGGGATTAACAGGAAATAATGCATCTAAATTGATAAATCACAATCCAAAAATATTGGGGGAATTTAATTATGTAGCAACTATAACTGCATTATCAACAGCAGAAAACAATGCATCGATGGGAAGAATAGTAGCATGTCCAACAGCTGGTTCATGCGGAGTTGTTCCTGCAATATTATTTGCCTTAAAAAAAGTTCACAATGCCAAAATGGAAGACATAGTTTCATCATTTATAATTAGTGGTGCAATAGGTAATATTATTGCTAAAAAATCTACAATTTCCGGTGCTGCTGGCGGGTGTCAGGCTGAAATTGGAACAGCAGCGGCAATGGCATCTGCTGCTTTAACCTATTATTTTTCAAAAGATGCTGAAAAATGTGGCCACGCTGCATCATTAGCATTAAAATCATTAATGGGACTTGTTTGTGATCCTGTAGGTGGGTTTGTTGAAATTCCGTGTGTAAAAAGAAATGCATCAGCAGCTAACGTAGCAATTACTACAGCTGAAATGGCATTAGCTGGGATAGAAAGTGTCATACCATTTGATGAAGTTGTAGATGCAATGTATAGGGTTGGAAAAATGATGCATGAAGATTTAAGAGAAACGGGAAATGGTGGAATTGCGACTACACCTACAGCACAAAAATTAGTGGAAGATATTAAAAAGAGATGGAAATAATCATTTCCATCTCTTTAATTTATTTTCGGAATCTTTATAACCCAAATCTATTAATTTTTTGGAATACTCACCTGAAAAATTCAAAGGAAATGGAACTGAATCTGAAGGTCTTATTATGATTACATTTTTCTTTGTTAATAAAAATGTAATTAATAACCAATCTGTTGGGTTATCTATTACTGGAAATACGCCTATTATTTTATCATATCCATATTTCTCTGCCAACAATGCCGGATATACATTTGAAAATACTCCACCATCTGTATATTTCTTTCCTTCTATTTCAATTGCTCCAAATAACGGATAACTTGCACTAGCGAATATATAATCTACCATTCTTCCTTTCATTTCATTCTTTCTGACAAAAACAGGTTTAAAATCTGTTATATTAAATGCTAGTATCCCATAATCATATCTTGAATTCAATATTAATTCTTCAGATATTATCGTATTTAAAAAAGTATAAAGAGGTGAAGGGTCAAAAATAAAAGGCTTTAACTTTTTACTATGATCTTTTATATCAAGATCAAAAACTTTTTCTGCGTTTATATTTTTCCATAATTCTTCAACTTTATCCAATTTTCCCATAACAAACCCTGCACCATTCAACGCACCTGCTGAAACTCCATATATTCCATCTATTTTAATGTTATTTTCAATAATATATTTTAAAATTCCAATTTCATAGGCTCCAGCTGCACCTCCACCACCCAGAACAAGTAAAGTTTTTGAAAATATTATTGTGAAAAATATCATTATATATAATATATATGTGGTTAGTAATTTTTTATTATAAATTTTATCACTCCCCTTAATTTTTATAAATA is part of the Marinitoga sp. 1197 genome and encodes:
- the sdaAB gene encoding L-serine ammonia-lyase, iron-sulfur-dependent subunit beta codes for the protein MSMLDVVGPVMVGPSSSHTLGALKISRFAYKLFGEKPDNVEFFLHGSFSKTYLGHGTDRALIAGILGLREYDYEIKNAYDLAKRKNLKYKFIEADLGDVHPNTLLIRMKKGDKMNEVQGSSIGGGSIKITKINGVDCDLSGDYNTLIIVNKDVKGALENILKLIQVNVANLYLKRTNILEGRALTILELDEKPTNFNELENLECVIKYFYVGSDNSDI
- the sdaAA gene encoding L-serine ammonia-lyase, iron-sulfur-dependent, subunit alpha; translation: MTFKHILEMWKETNIPFDEIILTEEMVETGMDPVIIKNNLKRLVEVMITEAEKNYGKKHESLTGLTGNNASKLINHNPKILGEFNYVATITALSTAENNASMGRIVACPTAGSCGVVPAILFALKKVHNAKMEDIVSSFIISGAIGNIIAKKSTISGAAGGCQAEIGTAAAMASAALTYYFSKDAEKCGHAASLALKSLMGLVCDPVGGFVEIPCVKRNASAANVAITTAEMALAGIESVIPFDEVVDAMYRVGKMMHEDLRETGNGGIATTPTAQKLVEDIKKRWK
- a CDS encoding patatin-like phospholipase family protein, with the protein product MIFFTIIFSKTLLVLGGGGAAGAYEIGILKYIIENNIKIDGIYGVSAGALNGAGFVMGKLDKVEELWKNINAEKVFDLDIKDHSKKLKPFIFDPSPLYTFLNTIISEELILNSRYDYGILAFNITDFKPVFVRKNEMKGRMVDYIFASASYPLFGAIEIEGKKYTDGGVFSNVYPALLAEKYGYDKIIGVFPVIDNPTDWLLITFLLTKKNVIIIRPSDSVPFPLNFSGEYSKKLIDLGYKDSENKLKRWK